A region of the Bombus pyrosoma isolate SC7728 linkage group LG15, ASM1482585v1, whole genome shotgun sequence genome:
ATCAAGCGCTGTACGGGAAGGCAGCATTAGTTACGCCAATCGTCGATGTCGGAAAAACATGTTTCGATACTTATCTGTACGTGGCGGATGTGGATCAAAATGGCCTACTGATTTATGACTTATATCACGATTATTCATGGCGAGTAAACAACACGCGTGGCAATGCTTTTGGCCCGGATGACGATGCCATGAACATTACGATCGCTGgagaatcgttcgatttaacGGATGGTACTCTCGGAATGTCATTGTCACCAATTGGATTTTTCGACGAAAGgtatcgattttattattcatgttCTAGAACAAgtttcacaaatatttaaagtaatgtCGGAAAATTGATCCTATTAAAACACTACGCAATATATTCTATTGCTTAACTCAACATGAGTTGATCGAAGAACGAGGAAAATAGGAATATAAACGGATAAACGGAagtcgatgaaaaattgtcaaaGATTATGTCCGATGCTTGTCTTACATTCAACAGAAATTCGTCACACAGTATACAATTTTCAGGTACCTTTACTTCAATTCGTTGGCCAGCTATCGACAAAAGTTTACGAATACGTACTCTTTAAAGCAAAGTAAATACAGCGAACCGACAGTGTTCGAATCGAACTATAAGCGAGCAAGCCAAGCGGGCGTTCAAGCAACGTCGCGAAGAGgcgtaatatttttccaattagtCCAATTAACGGCAGTCGCTTGTTGGAACATTGAGAAACCATTTACACCGAAAAACGTCGTGGTAATTGCTCAAGACGAGGAGACGCTGCAGTACGTGAGTGGCATTAAAGTAATTAGAAACGGACGGGGTGAAGAAGAGTTGTGGTTCAACACAAACAGGTTACAAAAGACGATAAACAAGACCCTGAAACCTACTGAAACGAATTTCCGTATAATCAGAGGGAAAGTCGATGATATTATCAGAGGGACGAATTGCGAGCCTTCTGGCATAAAACACAGATTTCCGGATACCAACTTCTGGCACCGGATATGAATCGAATAAATTGCGTTATCCCAATCAAATTCAATTCACCAGATCCTACCTATGTATCCTTTCGTATGATCGCAAAATCATACGAGCGATAAACTGTACTTCTCTTCTGTAATGCAACTTAATCACAAATAGGGAGCatataagtaaaatttttatacgaataagATCATTTATTTCTCTCACGTGTACACGTTACGTGACagtg
Encoded here:
- the LOC122576007 gene encoding protein yellow-like, translating into MVRSLSFILILGFLYRATGGGLEVAFQWKYLDWTWPNVQLTGRNQTLGNAFTQDVDIDRYGRVFVTSPQWLDGVPISLSLVTTASGFGGPLLIPYPDWTWHTPYSCDSIISVYRLAIDECNRLWVVDTGRIGGNAVCPSKILIFDLANDQLVHKYVVPGDQALYGKAALVTPIVDVGKTCFDTYLYVADVDQNGLLIYDLYHDYSWRVNNTRGNAFGPDDDAMNITIAGESFDLTDGTLGMSLSPIGFFDERYLYFNSLASYRQKFTNTYSLKQSKYSEPTVFESNYKRASQAGVQATSRRGVIFFQLVQLTAVACWNIEKPFTPKNVVVIAQDEETLQYVSGIKVIRNGRGEEELWFNTNRLQKTINKTLKPTETNFRIIRGKVDDIIRGTNCEPSGIKHRFPDTNFWHRI